The Thermococcus thermotolerans genome contains a region encoding:
- a CDS encoding DUF531 domain-containing protein, with translation MLTLALYNTYDPKKLHEAHLRAIARAGPIAHAYGFHLALVGFPFEGEPLDVAREISSRTTIGEGGKYLLELAERNRFHLLEFPRRGFPPQFGVPVATTRKPSEEKEITPLELAERALRGESFLLLVGLGRHGLPKEIFKTARYHMDITGKRVSLETCTAIGAIPARISTLMEALKWRTHGKRIWRGY, from the coding sequence ATGCTGACTCTGGCCCTTTACAACACGTACGACCCAAAGAAGCTCCATGAGGCCCACCTCAGGGCGATAGCCAGGGCCGGGCCAATTGCCCACGCCTACGGCTTCCATCTGGCACTGGTTGGCTTCCCCTTTGAGGGAGAGCCGCTGGACGTTGCCCGGGAGATTAGCTCCCGCACCACGATAGGTGAGGGCGGAAAATACCTGCTTGAGCTGGCCGAGAGAAACCGCTTCCACCTTCTGGAGTTCCCCAGGAGGGGGTTTCCGCCGCAGTTCGGTGTCCCCGTCGCCACGACCAGAAAGCCGAGCGAGGAGAAGGAGATAACACCACTTGAGCTTGCAGAGAGGGCTTTGAGGGGTGAGAGTTTCCTCCTCCTGGTCGGCCTCGGCAGGCACGGCCTCCCGAAGGAAATCTTTAAGACCGCCCGCTACCACATGGACATCACTGGAAAGAGGGTAAGCTTGGAAACCTGCACCGCGATAGGTGCCATACCCGCGAGAATAAGCACCCTCATGGAGGCGCTGAAATGGAGGACTCATGGAAAAAGGATCTGGCGTGGATACTGA
- a CDS encoding signal peptidase I — MEDSWKKDLAWILIALLAVFTLQVGLKLALHTDSPLVIVVSESMEPVFYRGDVVLLKGINEDNIDDVRVGDVIVYKRPGYEYPIIHRVREINTVELGGKVEKCFVTWGDNNWAPDPPYPTPYGTIPCVPAYAVEDKALVVFPKIGLIPLIIREHLGLG; from the coding sequence ATGGAGGACTCATGGAAAAAGGATCTGGCGTGGATACTGATAGCCCTCCTGGCGGTCTTCACGCTCCAGGTGGGCCTCAAACTGGCCCTTCACACTGATTCGCCCCTGGTAATAGTCGTCAGCGAGTCCATGGAGCCCGTATTTTATCGGGGTGACGTCGTCCTGCTCAAGGGTATAAACGAGGATAACATAGACGACGTCCGCGTCGGTGACGTTATCGTCTACAAACGGCCCGGCTATGAATACCCGATAATCCACCGCGTCAGGGAGATAAACACGGTCGAGCTGGGGGGAAAGGTCGAGAAGTGCTTCGTGACGTGGGGCGACAACAACTGGGCTCCCGACCCCCCGTATCCGACACCCTACGGCACCATCCCCTGCGTTCCAGCTTATGCCGTTGAGGACAAGGCTTTAGTCGTCTTCCCGAAGATAGGGCTCATCCCCCTCATAATAAGGGAGCACCTCGGCCTGGGATGA